Proteins encoded by one window of Myripristis murdjan chromosome 1, fMyrMur1.1, whole genome shotgun sequence:
- the txndc11 gene encoding thioredoxin domain-containing protein 11 has product MLRRVRQSLRQVLFLMARRPDLVCGAIVLSVLLILAVKFTCSRAKNVVAAARPPVRFFSAETPVVDLYLGQLDQVERLRGVAEVSLIFFYAPWCAHSMAARQEVQQVAKKLAKQVQFVAVNCWWSQGKCRKQNRLFQYPVIHLFYRRFGPIEYKGPFIAPYVESFVRKVITPLIYLPSRATLQDFLANHEPGVVGFFQFNSSPQPPGYITYLSSALQALKRDFRGVVRFGVVTNRQVAEAISVKEDETVYLHRRFNSSLIFPRQERNFTSEGICSWVFEHCETVLQWLQPPGTKSRLLEQELTKGPALLLFLSHNPLGSKPNPILQQMADIAVRYHSCDNNYHSSLDRSGIPLSHSVCCQSVVLPGSSSSVCELCLSLSRPSSTSSSIPCSFPSVAQGGAPLQSYLKHCCLHRPPAPVSVHTATSVACCDFLSSYSPFGQYSACCRKLESQLNKSSSQEGSDSQSVPLAPPSSSVPLSSVPSQEGGSITGLRCQTNKTLRFYVLDVALNWPLALRLGAPRNGSASYQLEHGVQGDKSANWSFATIVNLKDEVHYVHHHNPATTLTESLEVFIRNFSAAYSPLQRHLVGEEDSAAGEGAAPPPARPLITELTTSSFLPSVMDLQKDVLLFYYTQWCGFCSALNHIIIQLARLLQGNSTITVARVNVARNDLPWEFMVDHVPSVLLFPRYRKHLSVKFPDDVPITLPNLLRFVLQHSSSARDAPGSAKPPSEAEGPGPNALLRAEFLALQGEVHALHRARERLSQQLAQLWRDNRRLTFDTRTLEAQNAELQRERQSLEEQHREKSRQLGEAVRRLQELADTSENLLNENMLLRVLLRALKDRTEVKEELDGKDGEQKRNHMAS; this is encoded by the exons ATGCTGCGCCGGGTGCGGCAGTCTCTCCGGCAGGTGCTGTTTCTGATGGCCCGGAGACCAGATCTAGTCTGCGGGGCTATCGTGCTCAGCGTCCTCCTCATACTGGCCGTCAAGTTCACCTGCAG CCGTGCCAAGAATGTGGTGGCAGCAGCACGGCCTCCTGTCCGGTTCTTCTCTGCCGAGACCCCGGTGGTGGACCTCTACTTAGGCCAGCTGGACCAG GTGGAGCGTCTGAGGGGAGTGGCAGAggtctctctcattttcttctaTGCACCCTGGTGTGCTCATTCGATGGCTGCCCGGCAGGAGGTGCAGCAGGTGGCCAAGAAACTGGCAAAACAG GTGCAGTTTGTGGCTGTGAACTGCTGGTGGAGTCAGGGAAAATGCCGGAAACAGAATCGATTGTTTCAGTACCCAGTCATCCACCTGTTCTACAGAAG GTTTGGACCTATAGAATACAAGGGTCCCTTCATTGCTCCCTATGTGGAAAGTTTTGTCCGCAAAGTCATCACACCGCTCATTTACCTGCCATCAAGAGCCACGCTTCAAGATTTCCTCGCCAACCACGAG CCAGGAGTGGTTGGTTTCTTCCAGTTCAACTCCTCTCCTCAGCCACCGGGGTACATCACGtatctgtcctctgctctgcaggcccTCAAGAGGG attTCCGAGGTGTGGTTCGTTTTGGGGTAGTGACCAACAGGCAGGTGGCAGAGGCCATCTCAGTTAAGGAGGACGAAACTGTTTACCTCCACAGACGATTTAACTCCTCTTTG ATTTTCCCTCGTCAAGAACGTAACTTCACCTCAGAGGGCATCTGTAGTTGGGTGTTTGAGCACTGTGAGACTGTCCTGCAGTGGCTACAGCCACCAGGAACAAAGTCTCGCCTCTTGGAGCAGGAACTGACCAAAGGTCCTGCACTCCTGCTGTTCCTTTCTCACAATCCACTTGGGTCCAAACCCAATCCCATACTGCAGCAG ATGGCAGACATTGCTGTGCGTTATCATTCCTGTGACAATAATTACCACTCCAGCTTGGACAGAAGTGGCATCCCTCTGTCCCACTCGGTGTGCTGCCAGTCAGTGGTTCTTCCTGGCTCCAgctccagtgtgtgtgagctgtgccTCAGCTTGTCTCGGCCCAGCTCCACCAGCTCTTCTATACCCTGCTCCTTCCCCTCCGTGGCTCAGGGGGGGGCTCCACTGCAGTCTTACCTCAAACACTGCTGCCTACACCGACCACCTGCCCCAGTGTCCGTACACACTGCAACCTCAGTGGCCTGTTGTGACTTTCTGAGCAGCTACAGCCCGTTTGGTCAATACAGTGCCTGCTGCAGAAAACTAGAATCTCAACTCAACAAATCTTCCTCACAAGAGGGGTCAGACTCACAGAGCGTTCCCCTCgcgcctccctcctcctccgtccCTCTATCCTCTGTCCCCTCCCAGGAAGGAGGCAGCATCACGGGCCTGCGCTGTCAGACCAATAAAACACTGAGGTTCTATGTGCTGGATGTGGCCCTCAACTGGCCCCTGGCATTGAGGCTTGGGGCCCCAAGAAATGGAAGTGCTTCCTATCAGTTGGAGCATGGTGTGCAAGGTGACAAAAGTGCCAATTGGTCATTTGCTACCATTGTGAACCTTAAGGATGAGGTTCATTATGTCCACCACCACAACCCAGCAACCACACTGACAGAGTCTCTGG AGGTGTTCATCAGGAACTTCAGTGCTGCTTACAGCCCCCTGCAGAGGCACCTggtgggagaggaggacagTGCAGCGGGTGAGGGGGCGGCTCCCCCTCCTGCACGCCCCCTCATCACAGAGCTGACCACTTCGTCCTTCCTGCCCTCGGTCATGGACCTGCAGAAG GATGTGCTGCTGTTCTACTACACCCAGTGGTGTGGCTTCTGTTCAGCTCTCAACCACATCATCATCCAGCTGGCCAGATTACTGCAGGGCAACAGCACCATCACTGTTGCTag GGTGAACGTCGCACGTAATGACCTCCCATGGGAGTTTATGGTCGATCATGTTCCCTCCGTACTCCTTTTTCCCAGATACAG GAAACACCTTAGCGTGAAGTTCCCTGATGATGTTCCCATCACCCTGCCCAATCTGTTACGCTTCGTCCTGCAGCACTCCAGCTCCGCCAGGGACGCTCCCGGCTCAGCGAAGCCTCCCAGTGAGGCAGAGGGCCCCGGGCCCAACGCTCTTCTCCGTGCAGAGTTTCTGGCTCTCCAGGGCGAGGTTCACGCGCTCCACCGTGCCCGTGAGCGTCTTTCCCAGCAGCTGGCACAGCTCTGGCGTGACAACCGGCGCCTGACATTTGACACGCGCACCTTAGAAGCCCAGAACGCCGAGCTGCAGCGGGAGAGGCAGAGCTTAGAGGAGCAGCACCGGGAGAAGAGCCGCCAGCTGGGGGAGGCGGTGAGACGTCTGCAGGAGCTGGCAGACACGTCTGAAAACCTGCTGAATGAGAACATGCTGCTCCGAGTTCTCTTGAGAGCACTGAAAGACAGGACAGAAGTCAAGGAGGAGTTAGACGGGAAGGATGGAGAGCAGAAGAGAAACCATATGGCCTCCTGA